A genomic segment from Hippoglossus stenolepis isolate QCI-W04-F060 chromosome 3, HSTE1.2, whole genome shotgun sequence encodes:
- the abraa gene encoding actin-binding Rho-activating protein encodes MSSGGTTTVSPQEPQAFKRAVRKIKCAAMVANLAKSWQGWANEHSDQQDAIPSGWMPESIEEKDEKERQHVVKLTVTPRVIAGDASDDSGKIRTVSVHKTVQPKRSECSSSDVVNAIRGKMESGPEESKPFLGNESPTRRRQMRLLQSAGGGGGGGGDRKQLLQERKLGSRSSSVDTEDSGLGEEAGLSDNSESKTEPGDILSKKQTNKPKIKLATMGDIKSRWQQWSNQHMEGQKLNPFSEEFDQEYAMAQRLRKGDSGYGRPKDGSKTAERGDRAQKHIYREMEEMVWIIRELGLTDKEGRTIISFGRLFDRYVKISDKVVGILLRCRKHKMLDFEGEMLWKGQDDAVLITLRD; translated from the exons ATGAGCAGCGGGGGCACCACCACGGTTTCGCCACAGGAGCCTCAGGCTTTCAAACGAGCGGTGCGGAAGATAAAATGCGCCGCCATGGTGGCCAACTTGGCGAAGAGCTGGCAGGGTTGGGCCAACGAACACTCAGACCAGCAGGATGCTATCCCGAGCGGCTGGATGCCTGAATCTATCGAGGAGAAAGACGAGAAAGAACGCCAGCATGTGGTCAAACTTACCGTCACCCCACGTGTTATCGCAGGTGACGCCTCCGACGACAGCGGGAAAATTAGGACTGTTTCTGTCCACAAGACCGTCCAGCCAAAGCGCAGcgagtgcagcagcagtgacgtGGTCAACGCCATCCGCGGCAAGATGGAGTCAGGTCCCGAGGAGAGCAAGCCGTTCCTGGGCAACGAGTCACCGACACGGCGGCGCCAAATGAGGTTACTACAGagcgcaggaggaggaggaggaggaggaggagacaggaagcagctcctccaggagaGGAAGCTGGGGTCcaggagcagcagtgtggaCACAGAGGACAGTGGACTGGGAGAGGAGGCCGGGCTCAGCGACAACAGTGAATCCAAAACCGAGCCGGGTGACATTCTGTCcaagaaacaaaccaacaagcCCAAG ATCAAGCTTGCCACGATGGGCGACATCAAAAGCCGCTGGCAGCAGTGGTCCAACCAGCACATGGAGGGCCAGAAGCTCAACCCCTTCAGTGAGGAGTTTGATCAGGAGTACGCCATGGCCCAGCGCCTCCGCAAGGGCGACTCCGGCTACGGTCGACCCAAAGATGGCTCTAAGACGGCGGAGAGGGGCGACCGGGCCCAGAAACACATCTacagggagatggaggagatggtgTGGATTATCAGAGAATTGGGCTTGACGGACAAGGAGGGGAGGACCATCATTAGCTTCGGCCGGCTCTTCGACCGCTACGTGAAGATCTCGGATAAGGTGGTGGGCATCCTGCTGCGTTGCCGCAAGCACAAGATGCTGGACTTTGAGGGGGAAATGCTGTGGAAAGGACAGGACGATGCCGTCCTCATCACACTGAGGGACTGA